The DNA window AATGTTACCGGTACCTATGGAGAAACTTCCATGCACAGCAGTGCGTCTTGGGCAATGTACAATACTGTGCTGCAACACAAAATCAATCCCCAAACCTTGTTGGTTTTACACCATGTTCACGGGTTTGCGAACAACGTTCTACTGAATAATTTAAAGTATACCAATGAGGTGAAAGATGTTCAGTGGATGGGTGTTGTCACACACTTGTATTATGATTTGACTGAAAATGTATCGCTCGGTGCACGCGCAGAGTGGTTTCGCGACAAGGACGGTTTCCGTAATCCGTCACCTTTCCGCATTGCTGCAGCCACCAATATTGTCAATGGCACACTGACAAGTTACGCTGGCGATATCAATAGCGTGACAATTACACCGGCGGATTACTATTCCGCAACTGTCGGGATCAACTGGAAAATAGCCAAAACCTTAAAGCTTCGCTGGGATTCTCTAAAGAAACTGAATATTCGCCCTAATATTCGTTATGACAGGGTGGATGCTTACCGTGCAGCTGCTTATAGACCGTTTGCAGGCAATAAAGATCAGATTCTATTTTCACTGGATTTTACGCTCCCTTTTTGAGTGAGATTACGATTCTAATTCTCTAAGGGATTTTGGACTTTAAAGACCAACCACCGAATGAGATCGGTGGTTGTTCGTCACTTTATCAAAGACCTTTGTTGCCAGAATACTCTGAGTACTCCGAAATCTCCGATGTAAAGTCACGATCTTGATTTGTTTCTACTTTCTTAATTTGATTACTTTTTTGCCCTAGCTGCTCCATTGCCATTTTTCTATGGAAATCAGCAAATATCAGACTTTCCCTTATAGCTTTCTCGTATGCTCGAACATTTGCTGCAGCATGCGATTGAGCATCCAGGCCTTGTCTGCCAAAGTAATAAGGACGTGCTTCATATTCCTGAAGTATTTTTTTGTTTTCCTGCAACCTTAATTTTGCATCTTTGGCAACACCTTCGTAATATTTTACTAAGGCGCCATGATCGTTACTTGAAATACCTGTTGGTTTAGCTACTGATGAGCCCATCTGCGCGCAAGCAACTAACACAGAGAGCATTAATAATAAGGAAGATAATTTGAGTACTTTTTTGATGGGTACTCTCCAGTCATAAATAAATGTTGTCATTTTCATTCCTCCAAAATGCGTTCAGTATAGGTTGGAAAAGCTTTCATGTATGTTGGAAAAATCATTTCAGTTGATTTCATCTTACATCCCCTCCCCGGTCGCATATTGAGCGAAAAAAACCTCGCAATTACTTTCATATCAAATTTCTCCTATTGCTAGATTAAGCGTTCATACAAACATAAACATTGTTATCCGCTAATGAAAAACATCATTCCCGCTGGATGAGTTCATTAACCCCTTTTTAGTTAAGGTCAAGAAATATAAGACTTTTTCTCAACCAGACTGCAGTGTACCACAAACAAAAATTAATTCCAACAATATATCCGACTTTTTTACTCAGGAATAGTTCATTGTCACTATTAATACCTGATAAAATTTAGGAAACTAACGGATGAAGAAGAGAAAAACGACATCCAGTCTATCGAATCAGGAAAAATTTCAGCAAAATTCTCGAGGTTGTAGCGACCAAGTGAATTTTGGCAATACGGATCCACGATATCATGATCAGATCCAATTACACTCTCTCGTTTAACCCTAGCCGCTCCATACGGTAACGCAGCGAACGTACGGTAATTCCCAATGTCTTGGCCGCTTTTGTGCGATTGTAGCGACTTTCATTCAGCGCTTTGACAATGGAATCTTTTTCCAGTTTGTCGAGATAATCCTGAAGTGGAAAGCCTGCCCCTAAGTCAACAGGAAATAGGGTAATGGAAGTTTCTTGGATCGCTCTAGCCTTATGAGGCAGTTGCAACTCATCTTTGCCGATCTCGGTATCAAAACAGAGCGCCAGGGTACGCTCGAGTATGTTTTCGAGCTCGCGCACATTACCGGGATAATCGTAGTTCATCAGCATGGTCAACGCATCTTTCTTCAAGTTGCATACGGACCGCCCTGCTTCGCGGCATAGTTTCACAAGCACTGCTTGCGCGATGAGCGGAATATCCTCGCGCATTTCATGCAATGCCGGCATATTGAGTTCGATTACATTGAGGCGATAATACAAATCCTGCCTGAATTGCCCAGTTTCAACGCACTGACCGAGTTTTTTGTGCGTTGCACTGATGATACGCACGTCGACACTTTTCTCTTGAGTTTCACCAATCCTTCTGACTTGTTTCTCCTGAATCACCCGCAACAATTTGACCTGCATCGTCAGCGGCAAATCGGCGACTTCATCCAGAAATAAAGTACCGCCGTTCGCGGTCAGAAAAAAGCCGTCGTGATCTTTGTCGGCACCGGTAAAAGCTCCTTTCTTGTAGCCGAAAAACTCGCTTTCCATCAAATTTTCCGGAATAGCTCCGCAATTCACGGCAACAAAAGGCTGTTTGTGGCGCGCGCTTTTTTCATGAATCATTCTTGCCGCAAGCTCTTTACCGCTACCGGACTCCCCGCTGATATAAACCGACGCCTGGCTCCGTGAAAGTTTGTCGATGGTCGCGCGCAATTGGCGCATCGGCTGCGATTCCCCCAACAATGTACGTTGCTGCGACACTTGCGATGCCGATTCGGATTGCATCGGCGGCAAGCTTAAAGCGGACTTGACCAGATCCCGCAATTGTTTTAACGAAACCGGCTTGGGCAGGTAATCGAAAGCTCCGGCTTTAAGTGCAGCCACGGCATTTTCCGTCGTACCATGCGCCGTAATGACAGCCACCGGCAAATCGGCGCAATGCTGCGCAATATATCGTACCAACTCCAATCCTTCCCCATCCGGCAACCGCATATCGGTAAGGCACAATTGAAACTGCCGCGATTGCAATAGCTGTATAGCGTCACGAACACACTTTGCGCTGGAAACATCCATTCCCATCCGAGCGATCGTCAGCTCAAGCAGCTCGATGATATCGGGCTCGTCGTCCACAATCAGAATATGTGGAGAAGCAGTTTTTCGATCAGGATTGGCAATCCGTTCGCTATCTATAGACATGGCTGATCGCTTTTGCAAATAATCCGGAAATGCCCGCCGCCAGTCTCCTCAATATAACCCAATGAAGCCTGATTGGTTTCACATAATTCGCGTGCAATATATAAACCTAAGCCGGTACCACCAGCAGCCTTGGTAAAGAATGGTTCAAAAATCTGTTTTATCTGTTGCGGATCAACACCCGCACCATCATCCACGATATCCAAGCAAACATTATTTTCATTCGCCGATGCGGACAATCCGACATGAATACTGCCGTTTTGCTGGCGGCAATGCCGCCACGCATTGCGGCATAAATTCCACAATATCTGATGCAAATGGTCACGATCAAAACTAATCATATGAT is part of the Gammaproteobacteria bacterium genome and encodes:
- a CDS encoding sigma-54-dependent Fis family transcriptional regulator, with protein sequence MSIDSERIANPDRKTASPHILIVDDEPDIIELLELTIARMGMDVSSAKCVRDAIQLLQSRQFQLCLTDMRLPDGEGLELVRYIAQHCADLPVAVITAHGTTENAVAALKAGAFDYLPKPVSLKQLRDLVKSALSLPPMQSESASQVSQQRTLLGESQPMRQLRATIDKLSRSQASVYISGESGSGKELAARMIHEKSARHKQPFVAVNCGAIPENLMESEFFGYKKGAFTGADKDHDGFFLTANGGTLFLDEVADLPLTMQVKLLRVIQEKQVRRIGETQEKSVDVRIISATHKKLGQCVETGQFRQDLYYRLNVIELNMPALHEMREDIPLIAQAVLVKLCREAGRSVCNLKKDALTMLMNYDYPGNVRELENILERTLALCFDTEIGKDELQLPHKARAIQETSITLFPVDLGAGFPLQDYLDKLEKDSIVKALNESRYNRTKAAKTLGITVRSLRYRMERLGLNERV